The sequence below is a genomic window from Dehalogenimonas sp. THU2.
CATGTGGCGCCGCCTCTATCCGGACAAAGCTGAAGCTGATATCCCTATTGACTACGTAACTAACGGCGTTCATATACCCACCTGGGTGGGGCCGGAACTGGCTCGCCTCTACGAACGCCATATCGGTCCGGACTGGTATAACCGGCAGGACGAGAAGGAACTCTGGCGATCTGTAGGCAATATCCCAGATGAGGAGTTGTGGCGTGTTCATCACGGCCGCAAACAGCGCCTCATCCATTATATACGTGAACGGGTAAGGCGGGAGTGGAATGGCGGGGAAGAGTCAGGGCAACGGCTGGTAGCCCTTGGAGGAATGCTCGACCCGGAGGTGTTGACCATCGGTTTCGTGCGACGTTTTGTCGAATATAAACGGCCAACGTTGCTATTCCGTGACATCGAGCGCCTCAAGAACCTAATCCGGAACTGGCAGCGGCCGGTCCAGTTCATTTTTGCCGGCAAATCCCATCCGGCGGATTTCATGGCAAAGGAGTTGATCCATAGGGTTTATAATCAGGCTACCGACAAGGAATTCGAGGGTAGATTGTGCTTTGTGGAGGACTATGACCTGCATATGGCGCACTATCTGGTGCAGGGCGTGGATGTCTGGCTGAACAACCCCAGGCGATTACTCGAAGCCTCCGGTACCTCCGGCATGAAGGCGGCGGTTAATGGAGTTCCTAATCTTTCCGTGAGGGATGGCTGGTGGCATGAGGGTTTCAACGGCCGCAATGGTTGGGCTATCGGCGATATCAACAAGGCCGACAATGTCGCCGACGAGGACGCATTGGATGCCGGGGCTCTTTACTATGTTCTTGAGGAAATGATATTGCCGATGTACTATGACCGGGATCTGGGCGATATCCCCAGGAAATGGCTTCAGGTGGTCAAGCAGTCGATTGGTTCCGTATTACCCCAGTTCACCGCCAGCAGGATGATGAAAGAGTACGCCGAGAAGATGTATCTGCCCATCGTCAAAAAAGCAGGATCTCCGGATCTGGGCGGCATTAATACGACCGCATATCGTTAGTTGGTTGGCGTATTTCAATCATATCCGGCGCCAGTAACGGTTTCAAGAGATCTGAAACGACCGTGACTCGTTATGGTTCGGGACTACTCGCGCCAGGTCCACCAGTTGTTGACCAGGAAATTCCAGCCAAAAGCCGCCACGATACCGATGGCCGCGGAAACAATATAGAACAGGCCTAACGTCTCGGTCAATAGGGCCAGGGTGCCAAGGTAGATGCCAAGGCCACCCAGACTAATGACGTTGAAACGCCATAAACGCCCGAAGAAACCGCCGACGGAGCGGTGGCGATCACGAAATGTGAAGTGATCGTTGAGGATAAAGTTCCAGATAACCGCGGCTTCGAAGGCTAGGGCGCCTGAAACCAATAATTCCACTAAAGGAGCTTCATTGTCGGTCAATAATGCCAGAAGTGATAGATTGACCACCGCTCCAGTGGCGCCCACTGACATAAATTTGATGATCCGTGCTGCTTCTCCGCAACGCCACATCAGGCTCAGAAGATGGCGGATATAGTCTGTCTGGGTGATCATCGACAACTTGGTCTTGCCGGCGCGGCGGTTCTCGAAACGATACGGGACCTCGGCCACTTTCTGGGCTTTGGAAAGACACAGGATTTCCAACAGGATCTTGTAACCCACCGGACTGAGGGTCACACCCGAAAGAATCTCCCGGTCGAATAAGAAACACCCGCTCATCGGGTCTTTTACCTTTCGGGTGGAAGGCAAAACAAGATGAGCCAGCCAACCGGCGCCCGCGGAAATGAAACGCCGGAGCGCCGACCAATTACCCACGCTACCGCCCTTGACATAACGGCTGGCAATGACCAGGTCGGCGCCTCCATTGGCGGCATCCAGCAGTTGCGAAAGAATCTCCGGCGGATGCTGCAGGTCGGCGTCCATCACAGCCAGGAAGTCTCCTTTTGCCAACTGGAAACCATCGACAACAGCCGATGCCAGGCCGCGTTTGTCCTTGCGAACGACAACACTAATGGGGTAGGTTGCAGCCAGATCGCGGACTCTGTCCGAAGTGCCGTCAGGACTGTTGTCATCGACAATAAGCACATCGTAAGAATTTCCGACAAGATTTTGGTGGATGCGCTCGATCAGCGGTTGGATGTTGACCGATTCGTTGTAGGTGGGTATGACGATTGTGAGGTGTTGATTTGTATTCTTCATCGAGGGCTAATGCTAACTTAGCCGGGCGGCGGCGTCAAGCCGTAGTGGGTTACAGCGACACAAGTCAGCCTTGCCCTTGGGGGTTCTTGCTTCTATAATGCAAAGATATGACGGACATCAATGCCACGGTTACGTTACCAGTGCTGGATAAGCGCGTGTTATTGCTCCAGAGTCGGTATTTCGCCGACCTATCCACCGAATATCTAGAGCGAATTGAAGAATTGATGGTGGAAGAGTGCTTTGAACGGGATGATATGATATTCAATGAGGGTGATGGCAACCGCTACCTCTATCTTGTAGCCAGCGGGGCCGCTAAAATATTCGGCACTTCCGCTGACGGGAAAGAACAGATACTGGAACTGTCCCGTCCCGGGGACAGTTTTAATGACGTTGCGGCCTTCGATGGCGGGGCGAACCCGGTCGGGGCCCAGGCGTTGACTCCCTTGGTTGTGTATCGCCTGAGCGGACAAGTATTGCTTGACCGTTCCTGTGACTACGGACCGCTGGCGGCCAATATCGTGCGCGGTTTGGCTAAGCGGGTTAGGGAACTCGGGGACCTGGTCGCCGATTTGTCGTTCCGCCCGGTCGTGGGGCGTCTGGCCAAAATCCTCCTTGAGCAATTGCCCCATGCTGGCTCCGCTAAACTGACACAAAAAGACATGGCAGCCATGGCTGGGACGGCGAGGGAAGTAGTCGCTAGGGCGCTTAAAAGTCTGGAAGAAGAAGGCATCATCCGCACAGAGCGTCAGCGTATTGTCATTTTGGACCGGACTGCCCTGGAAAAGCTGACCATTTGAAAATGATGACATTAGTTACATACTCGCAGCACTTATCAGGGGTATTATTAATTATATGACTCAAATTACCGTTGATGCTGAAAGATGTGACAGCTGTAACT
It includes:
- a CDS encoding glycosyltransferase family 2 protein, translating into MKNTNQHLTIVIPTYNESVNIQPLIERIHQNLVGNSYDVLIVDDNSPDGTSDRVRDLAATYPISVVVRKDKRGLASAVVDGFQLAKGDFLAVMDADLQHPPEILSQLLDAANGGADLVIASRYVKGGSVGNWSALRRFISAGAGWLAHLVLPSTRKVKDPMSGCFLFDREILSGVTLSPVGYKILLEILCLSKAQKVAEVPYRFENRRAGKTKLSMITQTDYIRHLLSLMWRCGEAARIIKFMSVGATGAVVNLSLLALLTDNEAPLVELLVSGALAFEAAVIWNFILNDHFTFRDRHRSVGGFFGRLWRFNVISLGGLGIYLGTLALLTETLGLFYIVSAAIGIVAAFGWNFLVNNWWTWRE
- a CDS encoding Crp/Fnr family transcriptional regulator yields the protein MTDINATVTLPVLDKRVLLLQSRYFADLSTEYLERIEELMVEECFERDDMIFNEGDGNRYLYLVASGAAKIFGTSADGKEQILELSRPGDSFNDVAAFDGGANPVGAQALTPLVVYRLSGQVLLDRSCDYGPLAANIVRGLAKRVRELGDLVADLSFRPVVGRLAKILLEQLPHAGSAKLTQKDMAAMAGTAREVVARALKSLEEEGIIRTERQRIVILDRTALEKLTI